Proteins from a single region of Synchiropus splendidus isolate RoL2022-P1 chromosome 3, RoL_Sspl_1.0, whole genome shotgun sequence:
- the timm21 gene encoding mitochondrial import inner membrane translocase subunit Tim21-like, producing the protein MAYAQILRSLQWKQTTARYVLNPRKLLAALPGHAHAATALIHRGFPSSACVLSARSFAVNSSARSQKLKPKESDLTVSRYGSPNTSTGQKVKEAGRDFTYLIVVLVGLGVTGGLLFVVFQELFSSSSPNKIYGKAFDRVKSHPEVIGAFGEPIKCYGETTRRGRRQQVSHMMYQKDGLKYMRLKFYIEGSEPAIKGTVHSESKENPDTGKFEFRYIFVDVDTYPRRTIVVEDNR; encoded by the exons ATGGCTTATGCACAGATACTGAGATCCCTGCAGTGGAAACAGACGACCGCACGATACGTGTTGAATCCACGTAAACTCCTGGCGGCCCTTCCTGGTCACGCGCACGCAGCAACGGCTCTGATCCACAGAGGCTTCCCGTCTTCTGCGTGTGTGCTTTCTGCCAGGAGCTTCGCTGTCAACTCCTCTGCTCGGAGTCAGAAGTTAAAACCGAAAGAGAGCGACCTGACAGTTTCCAGGTACGGGAGTCCAAACACTTCGACTGGACAAAAAG TGAAGGAAGCTGGTCGAGATTTTACCTACTTGATCGTTGTGCTCGTTGGACTTGGAGTGACAG GTGGCCTTCTGTTTGTGGTCTTCCAGGAGCTGTTTAGTTCCTCCAGTCCGAATAAAATATATGGCAAAGCTTTTGACCGAGTGAAGTCACACCCGGAG gtGATCGGTGCATTTGGAGAACCTATCAAGTGTTATGGAGAGACGACGCGCAGAGGAAGAAGACAGCAAGTCAG TCATATGATGTACCAAAAAGATGGACTTAAATATATGAGATTGAAGTTTTACATCGAAGGATCCGAGCCAGCCATAAAAGGAACTGTGCATTCAGAATCGAAAGAG AATCCTGACACTGGAAAGTTTGAGTTCCGTTACATATTTGTGGACGTTGACACCTACCCGAGGCGAACCATCGTTGTGGAGGACAACAGATAA
- the si:dkey-118j18.2 gene encoding uncharacterized protein si:dkey-118j18.2 — MELYWYIVVIIFIIIKIFFYVCWYRSRQRQLAAYLSNPRNAQIVIVGGRAYLHQMCERQSQTSVWPSWYGVQDDVSIEEPSANLPPAASFSQLDMPPPYEAVSGEDDLKPPPYSECAYGDESDAAHPSHDTPLITNEGDSTSVNEAPPPYTPSSSTLEYQQEVPASSCQNPSEARPTQ, encoded by the exons ATGGAGCTTTACTGGTATAT AGTtgttataatatttattatcatcAAGATCTTCTTTTACGTGTGCTGGTATCGGTCCAGACAGCGGCAGCTGGCGGCTTACCTGAGCAACCCACGCAATGCACAGATCGTCATTGTTGGAGGAAGGGCCTACCTCCATCAGATGTGTGAGAGGCAGAGC CAAACCTCCGTCTGGCCAAGTTGGTATGGAGTTCAAGACGATGTGTCAATTGAAGAACCTTCAGCAAATCTGCCGCCGGCCGCGTCCTTCAGCCAGCTGGACATGCCTCCACCGTACGAGGCCGTCTCGGGAG AGGACGACCTGAAGCCGCCCCCCTACAGCGAGTGTGCCTACGGCGACGAGTCAGACGCGGCCCACCCATCACACGACACACCTCTCATTACCAATGAAGGCGACTCCACAAGTGTAAACGAAGCCCCGCCTCCTTACACACCATCCTCTTCTACACTGGAGTATCAACAAGAGGTCCCAGCCAGCTCCTGCCAGAATCCGTCAGAGGCCAGACCCACCCAATGA